TCCGGCATTTCGATGTCCGGGCCTTCGTAGCCGTCCTCGGCATCGGCGAGCGGGTCGTGGCTGTGCGAGTCATGAGTCATCGTGAGCGCCTTCCTTCCGGGTTCACCTCCAGCGTCCACCCGAGGCTCCGGAGAGGAGATGGGGTTGACAACGTGGTCGATGACATCGGTCCGTGACCACCATCATCCGACTTCCGTGACAAGGTCGACCCATGACCGCCGCCGCTGACCCGAGCTCGTACGACCTCGACGCGCTGCGCTCGCGCGTCCTCCCCCACGACGACGGGACCGTCGACGACAGCATCCCCCGCCTTGCAGAAGCCGACCCAGAGCTCTGCGCCGTCGCTCTCGCCCTGAAGGACGGCACCGTCCGCGGCAGCACGCACGCCGACACTCCCTTCGCCATGCAGTCGTCGGTCAAGCCCTTCCTCTTCGCCCTGGCCCTCCTCGACACCGACGGCGACGCCCTCCACCGGGTGGGCATCGAACCGACCGGCGAGGCCTTCGACGCGATCAAGCTCGAAAGCGGCACCGGTCGCCCGCCGAACCCGATGGTCAATGCGGGCGCCCTGCTGACCGCATCCCTCGTCGACGGCGGCGACGTCGAGGGCAGAACCGACCGCATCATCCGCGGGCTCTCCGCGTTCGCCGGCCGACCCCTCGAGATCGACGAGCGCACCGCCAGCGAGGAGCGCGAGCACGGCGAACGCAACCATGCCCTCGCGCATCTCATGCGCGCCGAAGACACCCTCCACGTCACCGCCGATGACGCCGTCGAGGTCTACGGGAGGGCGTGCGCCGTGCTGCTCGACGTCGAGGCCCTCGCGGTGATGGGTGCCACCCTCGCCTTCGGCGGCGTCAATCCTGTGACGGGCGAACGCGTCGTGCCCAAGCCGATCGCACGCGACGTCGTGTCGGTCATGGCGACCTGCGGGGTCTACGACGGCTCGGGAACATGGATGCGACGCGTCGGCGTCCCCGCGAAATCCAGCGTCTCGGGGGCGATCGTGCTCTCTGCCCCTCGCATGCTGGGCGCCGCCGTGCTGAGCCCCCCTCTCGACGGGCAAGGCACGAGCGTGCGAGGGCGGATCGCGAGCGAAATCCTCAGCGACGACCTCGGACTGCACGTCTTCGCGACGTAGCGAGAGCCCCCGCCTTCCCATCGGCCTGGCCGCAGCCGCGCCGCATCCCGCCAGAATGAGCGGATGGAGTACGACGTCGACGCCGATCCCGGGCGAGTTCGGACGGACGCCGTGTGGGCGTGGCTGTCGACCGAGGCCTACTGGGGGCGACAGCGCTCGCGCGCCGACGTGGAGACGCAGATCGCCGGCGCCTGGCGCGTGGTCGGGGCCTACCGCGTGGACACCGGCGAGCAAGTCGGCTTCGCGCGCGCCGTGTCCGACGGCGTCACCTTCGCCTACCTCGCCGACGTCTTCGTGACCGCGCCGCACCGCGGCCGCGGGCTCGGCAAGCGGATCCTCGAGCTGATGATCGACGACGGGCCGGGAAGGGACTTCCGGTGGGTCCTCTTCACCGGCGACGCGCATGGGCTCTACGCAGAGTTCGGTTTCGAGGCCCCCGACGCCACGGCCATGGTCAGACCGGCGCGCTGAAGCCGGGAGAGTCCAGCGCCTGCAGGTAGCGACGCGTCATGTGCGCCTGGAAGCGACGCGCGACGGGCCCTCCGAGCAGCGTGAACCAGCGACCGGGGCGTGAAAACGCGACGATCGTGAAGACGACGTCGCCCGAAACGTCGAGCCGCAGTTCGAAGCGCTCCTCCCCACGCTCGGGATGGCCCGGCAGCGTGCCGTAGGCGAACCCGCACGAATCGGCCGTCCGCTCGGCCCACACCACGCGGCACGGGATCCGAAAGACCAGCGGGCCCAGACGCACCCGCATCTCGACGCGTGCCCCTTCGCGAAGCGGGGTCTCCGACATCTGCACCTCCGCCCCGGCTCGGCGCTGCACCTCCCCCGCGAGAAGTAGATCGGCCGCACGCGCGAAGTCCGCCCGGCCGTGCCCGATCACACGCTTCAGGCGAGTGTGGTGATAGCCCGCGGGCAACTCGCCACCCGTCGCGCCGACCTCGGCATAGGTCAGATCGTCCACACCTCCACGCTAAGTGCCGGGGGCGCCGCCGGGCGGCATCCGGTTTTCTTCAGGCGCTTGTTGCCGGCTCGACCGGAAACCGCCGACGCAGCACGAGCCGCTGCACCAGGGTCCACGAGACCGTGACGAGGAGGTAGAGCGCTGCGGCGAGGGGGGCGAAGAGCGCGACCACGGCGGTTCCGAACTGCAGGAAGCCCGCCATTCGCGCGACAGCCTCACCGCCGGGAACTCCTTCTGACGCCGCGACATCGGGTCGGAGGAGCCGCCGCGTGACCTCGGCGACGAGAACGATCAGCACGAGGATGACTCCGAAGACGAGGGCGGCCGGCGCCGTGACCGTGCCGCTCACGATCGATCCCGCGAGGCTCGCACCGAGCGGCACGCCGAACAGCTGCTCGCTGAGGAGCGCGTTCGGGTGCCCCGCGATCACCGGATAGAGGAACAGCGCGTAGACGACACCGACGATCGGTGCCTGCACGAGCACGGGAGCACAGCCGGCCAAGGGCGAGGCCTTCTCGTCGGCGTAGAGCTTCATCGTCTCGCGCGACATCCGCTCTCGATCGTTCCTGTATCGGCGCTGGAGCGCCCGGAGTCTCGGCGCCAGCCGAGCCCGCGTCTGCTCGGCCCGCGCTTGCGCGATGCCGGTGGGGATGAGGATCGTGCGAACCAGAAGGGTCAGGAGGATGACGGCGAGAGCAGCGGATGCCGCGCCGGCGACGGGCTGCAGAAGGGCGGCGAGTCCCATGAGCAGCTCATAGGCCGCGTCGAGGATGGCCGCGATGGGCGGGAAGGAGAGGGGGTCCACAGTGAGTCCGTTCGTCGATGGGGAGGGGTCGCGGAACGGCCGCGATGGACATCGACGAAGACGGAACGACCCGCGAGCGCGGGCGGAGGACGTCGAGTGCTACGCGGCCGAAGCCGCGGCCCCGGGAGCCCGCGAACGGATGTGTCCCGCGGCATCGGGATCGCTCTGCGCCACCAAGACGGAGACGTCGATGGCGCGCTCCGCGCCGGTGCGCGATGCGCCACCTTCGGCAAGCGACGCGGTCGTCAGCAGCAGAGCGACGAGGAGAGCGGCGGCGGCGGCGAGCACCCAGACGGCCGCAGAGTCGGAAGGACTCAGCGCAATCGCGCCCGACAGCGTCAGGAGCACCTGGAAGAAGGAGGTCACCGCGTCGAACATCGCGTGGCTCCTCCCCTCGACCCGCTCACGGTAACACGGAGGCAGATGAGGCGTCGGGCGCGCGACCCGATACCGGAATCTGCGCGTCGTCTGGCTGTAACGCACAAGACCTACGATTCGACGAGGCCGAGCCCCTGGTTCTGCCGACCCGATTGCGAGACGAGGTGGGAAGCGTGACCGCACCGCAGTACGAGATGAGCGTGTGGGAACGCTATGCCACCGAGTTCGCCCTCGTGTTCGCCGACACCCCCACCCGCATCCGAGCCGTGCGCGAGGCGTACTTCGTGCACGGCTTCGATGTCGATCTGATCGAGCAGATCAGCGGCTTCCCGATCTGGCGGATCCGGCAGGCGATCCGCACGGGGCCGTCCCGTTCCGACTGAGCGGCTGCCCGTCCCTCACCCCGCGACGACCGACTCGAGATGGTCGACGGCGCCGGCCGCCCCGGGCTCGCGACGAAGGGTCTCACCGAGGGCGGCCGCGCGCTCGCGCATGACGCTGTCGCGTAGCATCCGCTCGAGCGACCGGCTGAGCACCTCCACGGTCAACCGCGACTGCGGGACAGGCGCAGGTGAGACGCCGAGGCGGTGGGTGCGGCTCCCCCAGAACGGCTGATCGGCGCCGAACGGCGCGATGAAGGTCGGCACCCCTGCGCGAAGCGCCGCGCCGGTCGTTCCCGCGCCGCCGTGGTGCACGGTCGCCGCGACGCGGGGGAAGAGCCAGCCGTGCGGCACGGCGGTGACGGCGCGAACATCGGGCCTCGGCGCCGTCCCGGCGAGACCGCCCCACCCGGTGAGCACGACGGCGCGGACGCCGACAGCCGTGACGGCCTGCGCGACGACATCGAACAGTCGCTCGGGCTCCGGGCCGAGCATGCTGCCGAAGCCGATGCTCACGACCTCGGATGACTCCTCGAGGAACGCACCCAGGTCCGGCGAGATGTCGACGGCGGCCTCGTGCGGAAGCGTCCACCATCCCGTGGCGATGCGTCGCGTCGCGCGGTTGGAATTCACCGGCACGACGGCGGGGCTGAATCCGTACACGATCGATGGAAGCATCACCGTGGGCGTCGTTCCGACGCCGACGGCCCGCCGCGCGACACGCTCGGGGCCGACGAGGAGAGCGGTGGTCCCGACCTGCGTGACGACGTGTGACAGTCGGCGGCCGAGCGCCCCCAGTCGGTCCAACCGGGGAGACAGTGGTCCGGGGTACTCGCCGCTCGGGGCATCGAGCGGCTGGAGGTGAGCGCGCAGGAGCGGCACCCCCAGAGCCGCAGCCACCGGCCGTGCGAGACCCATGCCGCCGATGCCGGCGACGAGCAGATCGGTTCCCTCGGCCGCATCCCGCACGTCACGCGCCCAGACGGGCACGAGGTCCGCGACGTGACGGCCCATCTCGCGGAGCGACGATCGGTCGGCGTGCGCCGAGATGGCCTCGCGATCGACACCGGAGAGCGGGATGAAACGGATGCCGGCCTGAGCGAACGCGGTCGCGTAGTCGTCGGGTGCTGCCGCCCGCACCTCGTGACCGCGCTTCGCCGCCTCGAGACCGAGCGCCAGATAGGGTTCCACCCCGCCACGGGTGTCGTTGGCGATGATCGTCACATCCACGAGGACATTATGTGCAGTCACTGTAAGTTATGTCCAACCGCGTTCCGGTCGCCTCCGTCGCCGATGTCCCCGGCCGTCGCTACGGTTCGGGCATGAGCGCACTTCGATTGGCAGAACTCGACGCGGACAACCTCGGAGCGGCGGTGAGGATTCCGCCGGACGTAGGCGAGAAGGCGTACGTCGCACCTGTCGTCTTCTCCGTCGCCCAGGCGTACGTCACCCCGACGGCTTGGCCACGCGTCATCCTCGACGGTGACACCGTCGTCGGCTTCGTGATGGCCAATTGGGACCCCGAAAATGAGGTCCCCGCGTTCCGCGGCGGCATCTGGCGTCTCAACGTGGCCGACGAGGCGAAGGGTCGCGGATTCGGCCGCTTCGCCGTGGAGGCGGTCGCGGCCGAAGCGCGGCGTCGCGGCTATGACGAGATCACCGTGCTCTGGAACCCGGCTCCTGACGGCCCGGAGCGGTTCTACCTGCGCGTGGGTTTCGAGAAGACCGGCGAGCTGTTCGGCGAGACCGTCGGAACCCGGAAGGTGTGACCATGACCGAGGCGAGGGCTGTGGTCAGGATGTGGCGGGGCGCCGTGCACACAGAGCACGCCGACGAGTACGTCGCCTACGTCGAACGCACCGGCATGGCGGAGTATCGCGCAACGACCGGGAACCTCGACGCATGGATCCTCACCCGGGATCTGCCCGACGGAACGACGGAAATCGTCACCGTGTCCCGCTGGGAGAGCTTCGAGGCCATCCGGGGATTCGCCGGCGACGACATCGACGTCGCCGTGTTCTACCCCGACGACGATCGCTTCCTCGTCGAGCGCGACGAGGTGGTGCGTCACTGGGTTCAGGCGTCGTGACGTGGCCGTACCGTCGACCGCCGCAAGGGGGCTTGCCGGACGAGACCCGCCTGCCAGACTGAGGGCATGAGCCTGCCGTTCGAGAGCGCCTACCGTCACGGCTTCGCACGCGCCGCGGCCTGCACCATCCCGGTCGCGATCGCCGACCCGGCGACCAATGCGGCCGCGGTGCTCGACACCGTTCGCGAGCTCGACGGTGACGCGGTCGCCGTGGCGCTGTTCCCCGAGCTGTGTCTCACCGGATACGCCATCGACGACCTCTTCCTCCAAGACGCCGTGCTCGACGGCGTGGTCACCGCCGTCGAGCAGCTCGTCGCGGCATCCGAGGATCTCATGCCCGTGCTCGTCGTCGGCGCGCCGCTTCGGCACCGGAACCGCCTCTACAACTGCGCGGTCGTGATCCACCGCGGCGAACTTCTCGGTGTCGCGCCGAAGTCGTACCTCCCGACCTATCGCGAGTTCTACGAGCGGCGCTGGTTCGCGCCCGGAGACGACCAGCGCGGCGAAGACATCCAGGTCGGCTCCCTTCAGGCGCCCTTCGGGCCAGACCTGCTCTTCGAAGCGCTCGACGTGCCCGACCTCGTGATCCATGCCGAGGTCTGCGAAGACCTCTGGGTGCCGATTCCGCCGTCGTCGTCTGCGGCGCTCGCGGGTGCGACCGTCCTGTTGAACCTCTCCGGGAGCCCGATCACGATCGCGCGCGCCGAAGATCGCAAAGACCTCTGCAAATCGCAGTCACTGCGATGCCTCGCCGGCTACGTGTATGCCGCGGCGGGCATGGGCGAGTCGACGAACGACCTGTCGTGGGACGGGCAGACGATGATCTACGAGGGCGGCAATCTCCTCGCCGAAACCGAGCGCTTCCCCGACGGTCCGCGGCACGCGGTCGCCGACATCGACCTCGACCGGCTCCGCCAGGACCGCATGCGACAGGGCACCTTCGACGACAACCGACGCACCCTGCACGCCGACGCGATGTTCCGCACCGTGCATTTCCGCCTCGACCCGCCGGCGCGCGACATCGGCCTGCGGCGCGTGCTCGACCGCTTCCCTTTCGTTCCCGACGACCCCGCGCGGCTCGCCCAGGACTGCTACGAAGCGTTCAACATCCAGGTCTCGGGCCTCGAGCAGCGGATGCGCGCGATCGGCGGTCCGAAGCCGGTCATCGGCGTGAGCGGCGGGCTCGATTCCACCCACGCTCTCCTCGTCGTGGCGCGGGCGATGGATCGGATGGGACGCCCGCGCAGCGACATCCTCGCCTACACGATGCCGGGATTCGCGACGTCGGACCACACCAGATCGAACGCCATCGCCCTCGCCGAAGCCCTCGGTGCGTCGATCGAGACGATCGACATCCGGCCCGCCGCGACCGAGATCCTGAAGGGCATCGACCACCCGTTCTCGGGCGGCGAGCCGGTCTACGACGTCACGTTCGAGAACGTGCAGGCCGGCATCCGCACCGACTTCCTCTTCCGTCTGGCCAACCAGAACGGCGGCATCGTCATCGGCACCTCCGACCTCTCCGAGCTGGCTCTCGGGTGGGCGACGTACGGCGTCGGCGATCAGATGAGCCACTACGCCGTGAACGCCGGTGTGCCGAAGACGCTCATCCAGCACCTCATCCGCTGGGTGATCTCGCGGCCCGAGACCGAGGGCGGGTCGACCGCGCTGTCCGATCGCGCCGTCGAGGTGTTGCAGTCGGTGCTCGACACCGAGATCAGCCCCGAGCTCGTGCCGGCGGGCGAGGACGGCGAGATCCAGTCGACCGAGAGCAAGATCGGCCCGTACTCGCTCAACGACTTCACGCTGTTCCACGTGCTGCGGTACGGCCTGCGGCCGTCGAAGATCGCCTTCCTCGCCGAACGCGCGTGGAGAGATCCGGATGCCGGAGCGTGGCCGCCCGGCTTCCCCGCCGACGACCGGTACGCCTACGAGCTCCCCGAGATCGTCCGGTGGCTGCGGAATTTCCTGCAGCGCTACTTCGCCTTCGCCCAATTCAAGCGCTCGGCGATCCCGAACGGACCGAAAGTCTCGCCCGCCGGGTCGCTGTCACCGCGGGGTGACTGGCGCGCGCCGTCGGACGGCAACGCCGCGGCGTGGCTCGCCGAGCTCGACGCCGCACTGCCGCAATTCGCCGGCGACTGAGGGCCGAAGGGCCGGCAGGCCTCAGAGACCGGTGTCGCGCACCCCGACACGGTCGGGGATGTCGAAAGCGAGCCGAGGCAGCCACGTCTCGGGTTCCGGCCAGGGGCGCGAGGACGGCAGGGCGGCCAGAAGGCGCCGCAGCGCGGCATCCCTCGGCGACGTCGGCGACGCTGCCGGCAGCACTCGACGCGGAGCGCGGTAACCGAGCGCGCCGCACCACCAGTGCCGCCATGTGTCGTCGGCCTCGGCCGGGTCGAGCACGATGTAGTAGTCGGGCATGATGGCCGCGCCGTCCTCGAATTGAGCGAGGGCGTTCTCGACCTCGACCTCGAGCACACCGAGGGTCGAACGTGCCTCGAACAGTTCGACCCAGGCGGCCGCGACGTGCTCGAGAGGGTCGGCATCGTGGACCACGAGCGGAGCGGATGCGGCGGCGATGCGCCGCGCTCCGAGAGCCGGCTCGCTCCCCTGCAGGCTGAGGGTCTCCACGCCCGGGACGCTGCGGAGAACGTGCAGCGCCTCCTCCGAGGCGGAGCCCACGACGGCGACGACGGTTCCGGAAGCGGATAGTGACACCATGCTTCACATTACGTCGGTGTCAGGCGGGCGGCACGGAACGTGCGCGAGTCGCAACGAGAACGTAACGCGCCGGGTGCGCACGCACAGAGGGGATGACCTCGCGGTCATCCCCTCTGCGTGTGGGGGGCTGGGTCAGCTGTTTGCCGAGGCCACCGAGCCGACCGACGCCGCCGATGCCGGCGAATCGACCGGGGCGGAAGCAGGCGCGGGAGGCGCGGGGGCAGGAGCAGCCGGGGCCGGGGCGGGCGCGGGCACCGGGGTGGGGGCGCTCACGACCGAGACCGTGCTCGAGGGTGCAGCCGGGCTCGCCGGCGACGGCACGCTCGTGGGCGAGGGCGTCGGCGAGGTGGCCGACACCACGGTGGCCGAGGTGTCGGTGACGCTCATCTGCACGCCGTTGCGGTCGAGGACCGACCCGCCCGGACCGACGATCGATCCGCCCGGGACGGTGGTGCCGTCGGTGGACTGCAGGTTCATCGACGCAGCGGTGGCGGCGGCTGCGCCGCCGACGAGTGTCAGTCCCATCGCACCGGCGATGCCGTAGGTGAGCCACTTCTTCTTCTGGGCCATGTCTGTTCTCCTTCGTCTGTCCGCCGGGGCTCCGGGGGGTCGGCCCCGGCGGTGATTCCAGAATGCCGAGCCTGACTAAGCCGTTTCCAAGGCGTTCATGAGACACCTCTTACGTTCTCAGTGACAGGGCGGCGGACCTCCCCAGAGGGGTCGAGCACCGCCTCGGCGAGGGTGAGGAGGTCATCCGCACCGCGGTCCTGTCCGCCCTCTCGTCGATCGCGTTCCTGGGCACCGAGCACCTGTCCGAGAAGCAGGGTCGCCGCGCGCGCCCGCACCGGGTCGCTCCCCCACCGCGTGAGCGCGCCACGGGCGAGTTCCCACACGCGCTCGTCACGATCTTCGGGCGTGAGATAGGCGCTCGCGACGGCGTGCGCGATGAACGCCGCCGCATCGTCGGCGGGGTCACCGCGCCCGGTGGTGTCGACGTCGATGAGCCCCGAGATGGCGCCCTCATCATCGAGGAACAGCTGGCCGAAGTGCAGGTCACCGTGCACGGTCACGCGCGCATCGACGTCTCGCCAGACACGCGCGACCCCGTCGAGGAGGCGCGCCACGCGCGCGGCCCGGACCGGATCGGGTCCCTCGCGAAAACGTGCGGCGTACCAGTCGCGCCGATCGGCGAGCCCCACCCGGGCCGCGTGGTCGAGGGGCACCGCGGCGAGGGCCTCGCGCAGCCGGTCGACGGCGTCGAGCAGCGCAGTCGGTCGCCACACGACGTCCGGAGCTGCAGTCCCCCGTGCCTGACCGAGCACGATGAGGCCGTCCGGCGACCAGCCGACGAGGTCGGCCATCGGGATGCCTGCGCCGGCGAGGCTCCGGTGCGTACCGACGATCCGCTCCAGACGGCTCGGCGGCACCACCTTGATCCACCGCGCACCGTCCTCGACGTCCACCCGCAGCACCGCTCGCCGCCCTGCGCGGTAGCCGACGATACGCGGCGGCGCGATGGCGGTGACGCCGAGCCGGGCGAGAAGGGTCTCCGCTGCGTGCGAGAACGCCGCCGGGGCAAGCGCCGGCAGATACGGGTCGGCGGGGTGCACCCAGATGCGGCACTCGGGCGCCGTGGGGCTGCCCAGCAGCATCCCGGTCTCCTCGCTCACCACCCGGCGCGATGTATCGACGAAGTAGGTCATCGACTCGGAGCCTGCGGGAGTCACCTCGAAACCGGTGATCGACCCCGCGCCGAACGGCTCTCGACTGATGAGCGCCACCGGGGTGTCGGCGGCGAGCTCGAGCGCGTCGCGCAGCAGCTCGGCCTCACCCGCGGCTGTGGAGAGGGTCATCCTCCGATTCCAGCACGGATGCCGCGGCTCGGTCATGAGACCTCTCTTAGGCTTCGACGGCCGACCGAGGCGCCCCTCGATACTGGAGGGGTGACTCCCCCGCCGACCTCGCCGAGCCGCCGCCGGCTGCCGGCGCTGTCGGTGCGGGCCCGGATCATCCTCGTCATCACGCTCGTCGCGGGTCTGGGAATGGTCGTTGTCGGCGCCGCGGTGTACCTCGAGGAGCGTGGGCGGATCCTCCGTCAGGTCGACGACCTCCTCAGCGCGAACCTCGAGGCCGCCAGGTTCCTGGTCGAGCAGGGCGACGCCGACACCGGAACGTGGGCGTCGACCGAGAGCGCCCTCGCCGCCGTCGTGCAGCGCGCAGCGCCCGATGACAACACCGGCGTGATGGGCCTGGTCGCCGGGGAACCGCGCCTCGTGCCGGGCGTGCCGCTCGACGTCGATCTGCGCGACGCAGCCGGTTTCGTCGCTCATGTGAACGGGGTGACCGCCGGCGGGGAGCCCTACATCGGCACCTACGCCGAGGACGGGGTGACGTGGCGCTTCCTTGCGACACCCATCGAGGTGGCGGTGGAGGGCAGCGCCGTGACGGGAGGCGGAGAGGACGCGGTGTTCGTCATCGCCTACGACCTCGACGCCGAACTCGCCGAGATCGACGCGGCCGCACGCGTGTGGATCATCGCCAGCACCATCACTCTCATCGCCATCGGCGCGGTCGCCGCGCTCGTGACGGGGCGTCTGCTGCGGCCGCTTCGACAGATGCGCGAAACCGCCGAGCGGGTGTCGGCGCAGTCGCTCTCGGAGCGCCTGCCGGTCTCGGGACGCGACGATGTCTCAGAGCTCGCGCGCACCATGAACGACATGCTCGACCGCCTCGATCAGGCCCTCGAGTCACAGCGGCAGCTGCTCAGCGACGTCGGGCACGAACTGAAGACGCCGATCACGATCGTGCGCGGCTACCTCGAGGTGGTCGACCCGGATAGCCCGGCCGACGTGCGCGAGACCCGCGACCTCGCCGTCGATGAACTCGAACGGATGGGCCGATTGGTCCAGGATCTCGCCGCCACCGCCGCCCTGCATGGGCCGGCCCCGGTGAAGCCCGTGCCGCTCGATGCCGCGGATCTCATGCGCCAGATCACCCGCAAGGTCGAAGGCATCGCGGGTGCGGAAGTCGGGGTGGGAGGTTTCGCCGAAGTGGTCGCCGTCCTCGACGCCGCCCGGGTGACGCAGGCGGTGCTCCAGCTCGCCCAGAACGCGGTGACCCACGGCGGTGGACGAATGGTTCTCTCGAGCCGGCGCGTGGGCGATCAGCTGGAGATCTCGGTACGCGACTTCGGTCCGGGCGTACCCGATGACGAGAAGGGCGTGATCTTCGACCGTTTCCACCGCGGTGCGGCCTC
The Microbacterium sp. SLBN-154 DNA segment above includes these coding regions:
- a CDS encoding YidC/Oxa1 family membrane protein insertase, which encodes MDPLSFPPIAAILDAAYELLMGLAALLQPVAGAASAALAVILLTLLVRTILIPTGIAQARAEQTRARLAPRLRALQRRYRNDRERMSRETMKLYADEKASPLAGCAPVLVQAPIVGVVYALFLYPVIAGHPNALLSEQLFGVPLGASLAGSIVSGTVTAPAALVFGVILVLIVLVAEVTRRLLRPDVAASEGVPGGEAVARMAGFLQFGTAVVALFAPLAAALYLLVTVSWTLVQRLVLRRRFPVEPATSA
- a CDS encoding NAD(+) synthase; amino-acid sequence: MSLPFESAYRHGFARAAACTIPVAIADPATNAAAVLDTVRELDGDAVAVALFPELCLTGYAIDDLFLQDAVLDGVVTAVEQLVAASEDLMPVLVVGAPLRHRNRLYNCAVVIHRGELLGVAPKSYLPTYREFYERRWFAPGDDQRGEDIQVGSLQAPFGPDLLFEALDVPDLVIHAEVCEDLWVPIPPSSSAALAGATVLLNLSGSPITIARAEDRKDLCKSQSLRCLAGYVYAAAGMGESTNDLSWDGQTMIYEGGNLLAETERFPDGPRHAVADIDLDRLRQDRMRQGTFDDNRRTLHADAMFRTVHFRLDPPARDIGLRRVLDRFPFVPDDPARLAQDCYEAFNIQVSGLEQRMRAIGGPKPVIGVSGGLDSTHALLVVARAMDRMGRPRSDILAYTMPGFATSDHTRSNAIALAEALGASIETIDIRPAATEILKGIDHPFSGGEPVYDVTFENVQAGIRTDFLFRLANQNGGIVIGTSDLSELALGWATYGVGDQMSHYAVNAGVPKTLIQHLIRWVISRPETEGGSTALSDRAVEVLQSVLDTEISPELVPAGEDGEIQSTESKIGPYSLNDFTLFHVLRYGLRPSKIAFLAERAWRDPDAGAWPPGFPADDRYAYELPEIVRWLRNFLQRYFAFAQFKRSAIPNGPKVSPAGSLSPRGDWRAPSDGNAAAWLAELDAALPQFAGD
- a CDS encoding phosphotransferase; translation: MTLSTAAGEAELLRDALELAADTPVALISREPFGAGSITGFEVTPAGSESMTYFVDTSRRVVSEETGMLLGSPTAPECRIWVHPADPYLPALAPAAFSHAAETLLARLGVTAIAPPRIVGYRAGRRAVLRVDVEDGARWIKVVPPSRLERIVGTHRSLAGAGIPMADLVGWSPDGLIVLGQARGTAAPDVVWRPTALLDAVDRLREALAAVPLDHAARVGLADRRDWYAARFREGPDPVRAARVARLLDGVARVWRDVDARVTVHGDLHFGQLFLDDEGAISGLIDVDTTGRGDPADDAAAFIAHAVASAYLTPEDRDERVWELARGALTRWGSDPVRARAATLLLGQVLGAQERDRREGGQDRGADDLLTLAEAVLDPSGEVRRPVTENVRGVS
- a CDS encoding GNAT family N-acetyltransferase; its protein translation is MEYDVDADPGRVRTDAVWAWLSTEAYWGRQRSRADVETQIAGAWRVVGAYRVDTGEQVGFARAVSDGVTFAYLADVFVTAPHRGRGLGKRILELMIDDGPGRDFRWVLFTGDAHGLYAEFGFEAPDATAMVRPAR
- a CDS encoding DUF1990 family protein translates to MDDLTYAEVGATGGELPAGYHHTRLKRVIGHGRADFARAADLLLAGEVQRRAGAEVQMSETPLREGARVEMRVRLGPLVFRIPCRVVWAERTADSCGFAYGTLPGHPERGEERFELRLDVSGDVVFTIVAFSRPGRWFTLLGGPVARRFQAHMTRRYLQALDSPGFSAPV
- a CDS encoding sensor histidine kinase, giving the protein MTPPPTSPSRRRLPALSVRARIILVITLVAGLGMVVVGAAVYLEERGRILRQVDDLLSANLEAARFLVEQGDADTGTWASTESALAAVVQRAAPDDNTGVMGLVAGEPRLVPGVPLDVDLRDAAGFVAHVNGVTAGGEPYIGTYAEDGVTWRFLATPIEVAVEGSAVTGGGEDAVFVIAYDLDAELAEIDAAARVWIIASTITLIAIGAVAALVTGRLLRPLRQMRETAERVSAQSLSERLPVSGRDDVSELARTMNDMLDRLDQALESQRQLLSDVGHELKTPITIVRGYLEVVDPDSPADVRETRDLAVDELERMGRLVQDLAATAALHGPAPVKPVPLDAADLMRQITRKVEGIAGAEVGVGGFAEVVAVLDAARVTQAVLQLAQNAVTHGGGRMVLSSRRVGDQLEISVRDFGPGVPDDEKGVIFDRFHRGAASAEQAGSGLGLNIVQVIARAHGGRARVEDAADGGALFVMSLPVVDGPTPRLVIPPRPPLPAWAAAGAPGGTGGSGPGRPDAEVSA
- a CDS encoding GNAT family N-acetyltransferase, translating into MSALRLAELDADNLGAAVRIPPDVGEKAYVAPVVFSVAQAYVTPTAWPRVILDGDTVVGFVMANWDPENEVPAFRGGIWRLNVADEAKGRGFGRFAVEAVAAEARRRGYDEITVLWNPAPDGPERFYLRVGFEKTGELFGETVGTRKV
- the glsA gene encoding glutaminase A, with the translated sequence MTAAADPSSYDLDALRSRVLPHDDGTVDDSIPRLAEADPELCAVALALKDGTVRGSTHADTPFAMQSSVKPFLFALALLDTDGDALHRVGIEPTGEAFDAIKLESGTGRPPNPMVNAGALLTASLVDGGDVEGRTDRIIRGLSAFAGRPLEIDERTASEEREHGERNHALAHLMRAEDTLHVTADDAVEVYGRACAVLLDVEALAVMGATLAFGGVNPVTGERVVPKPIARDVVSVMATCGVYDGSGTWMRRVGVPAKSSVSGAIVLSAPRMLGAAVLSPPLDGQGTSVRGRIASEILSDDLGLHVFAT
- a CDS encoding DUF6412 domain-containing protein, producing MFDAVTSFFQVLLTLSGAIALSPSDSAAVWVLAAAAALLVALLLTTASLAEGGASRTGAERAIDVSVLVAQSDPDAAGHIRSRAPGAAASAA
- a CDS encoding glycosyltransferase, giving the protein MDVTIIANDTRGGVEPYLALGLEAAKRGHEVRAAAPDDYATAFAQAGIRFIPLSGVDREAISAHADRSSLREMGRHVADLVPVWARDVRDAAEGTDLLVAGIGGMGLARPVAAALGVPLLRAHLQPLDAPSGEYPGPLSPRLDRLGALGRRLSHVVTQVGTTALLVGPERVARRAVGVGTTPTVMLPSIVYGFSPAVVPVNSNRATRRIATGWWTLPHEAAVDISPDLGAFLEESSEVVSIGFGSMLGPEPERLFDVVAQAVTAVGVRAVVLTGWGGLAGTAPRPDVRAVTAVPHGWLFPRVAATVHHGGAGTTGAALRAGVPTFIAPFGADQPFWGSRTHRLGVSPAPVPQSRLTVEVLSRSLERMLRDSVMRERAAALGETLRREPGAAGAVDHLESVVAG